A single window of Marinobacter sp. SS13-12 DNA harbors:
- the apbC gene encoding iron-sulfur cluster carrier protein ApbC: MAQISQHALETAVKQYRDPYLAKDLYELGAVKSLTADDSGKVTAMIELPYPSKGIAGALKELLTNALDDVEGVESVDVHVGQRIHSHKGQKDIQSVPGVKNIIAVASGKGGVGKSTTAVNLALALQAEGARVGILDADIYGPSIGMMLGVPEGKRPETRENKYFVPMEAHGLQANSMAFVVTDKTPMVWRGPMVSGAVMQLLQQTLWNELDYLIIDMPPGTGDIQLTIAQKVPVTGAVIVTTPQDIALLDGKKGIEMFRKVEIPVLGVVENMSVHICSNCGHEEPLFGHGGGERIAEEYDTTLLGQLPLHMTIREQTDGGKPSVVAEPDSEVARRYKDIARRVGAELSTRERNLTGSISSVSVTEH, from the coding sequence ATGGCACAGATTTCACAGCACGCACTGGAAACCGCCGTAAAACAGTACCGTGATCCCTATCTCGCCAAAGATCTGTACGAGCTGGGCGCCGTGAAATCCCTGACAGCTGACGACAGCGGCAAGGTCACGGCCATGATCGAGCTGCCATACCCCTCAAAAGGTATCGCCGGCGCGCTGAAAGAACTGCTCACCAATGCCCTGGACGACGTTGAAGGCGTTGAAAGCGTGGATGTCCATGTGGGACAGCGTATCCACTCCCACAAGGGCCAGAAAGACATCCAGTCCGTGCCCGGCGTGAAAAACATCATCGCCGTCGCCTCCGGCAAGGGCGGTGTGGGAAAATCCACGACTGCCGTCAACCTGGCCCTGGCCCTGCAAGCCGAAGGCGCCCGCGTCGGCATCCTCGACGCCGACATCTACGGCCCCAGCATAGGCATGATGCTGGGTGTCCCTGAGGGAAAGCGCCCGGAAACCCGGGAGAACAAATACTTCGTTCCCATGGAAGCCCATGGCCTGCAGGCCAACTCCATGGCCTTCGTGGTCACCGACAAAACCCCCATGGTCTGGCGCGGCCCCATGGTCAGTGGTGCCGTCATGCAGCTGCTGCAACAGACCCTGTGGAATGAACTGGACTACCTAATCATCGACATGCCCCCCGGCACCGGCGATATCCAGCTCACCATCGCCCAGAAAGTCCCGGTCACCGGCGCCGTGATCGTTACCACACCCCAGGACATCGCCCTGCTGGACGGCAAGAAAGGCATCGAAATGTTCCGCAAGGTGGAAATCCCGGTACTGGGCGTGGTGGAAAACATGAGCGTCCACATCTGCAGCAACTGTGGCCACGAAGAGCCCCTGTTCGGCCACGGCGGTGGCGAACGCATCGCCGAAGAATACGACACCACGCTACTCGGACAGCTGCCGCTGCACATGACCATCCGCGAACAGACCGACGGTGGTAAACCCTCGGTGGTGGCAGAGCCAGACTCGGAAGTGGCAAGACGATACAAGGACATCGCTCGAAGGGTAGGCGCTGAACTTTCTACCCGCGAAAGAAACCTGACGGGCTCTATTTCCAGTGTTTCCGTAACAGAACACTGA
- the dcd gene encoding dCTP deaminase, translating to MSIKSDHWIRRMSREHGMIEPFEYDQVRETEKGRVISYGTSSYGYDVRCSNEFKIFTNVHSATVDPKNFDENSFVNYTGDVCIIPPNSFALARTVEYFRIPRSVLTICLGKSTYARCGIIVNVTPLEPEWEGQVTLEFSNTTNLPAKIYANEGIAQMLFFESDEVCDTSYKDRGGKYLGQTGVTLPRT from the coding sequence ATGAGTATCAAATCCGACCACTGGATTCGCCGGATGTCCCGGGAACACGGCATGATCGAGCCCTTCGAGTATGATCAGGTCCGCGAAACCGAAAAAGGCCGCGTAATCTCCTACGGCACATCCAGCTACGGCTACGATGTCCGTTGCAGCAACGAATTCAAAATCTTCACCAACGTCCACTCCGCCACCGTGGACCCGAAGAACTTCGACGAAAACAGCTTCGTCAACTACACCGGCGACGTCTGCATCATTCCGCCAAACTCCTTCGCCCTGGCCCGCACCGTGGAATACTTCCGTATCCCCCGCAGTGTACTGACCATCTGCCTGGGCAAATCCACCTATGCGCGTTGTGGCATTATCGTCAACGTCACACCGCTGGAGCCAGAGTGGGAAGGGCAGGTGACCCTGGAGTTTTCCAACACCACCAACCTGCCGGCCAAAATCTACGCTAACGAAGGCATCGCCCAGATGCTGTTCTTTGAGTCAGATGAAGTCTGCGATACCAGCTATAAGGACCGCGGCGGAAAATACCTGGGACAAACAGGCGTGACCCTGCCGCGAACATGA